Proteins encoded by one window of Ovis canadensis isolate MfBH-ARS-UI-01 breed Bighorn chromosome 14, ARS-UI_OviCan_v2, whole genome shotgun sequence:
- the MAMSTR gene encoding MEF2-activating motif and SAP domain-containing transcriptional regulator isoform X1, translated as MGAGHTCPANNCSSHSPARPGSWTLPSRLSPPTPSTVLQLRIHRRYQDPTLSGSFTASPALDPDPWISATDPALALAPASALGPAPFLFNPEVLLPEPKPCPWRSLKKESPKTSQHWREPKPKGNLTYHQYIPPEPRQGCRADPQVEGSPLDPPGPPLWEGTASQQPPPRMKPTPLTPSPPGVPSPSTLPHKLELQTLKLEELTVSELRQQLRLRGLPVSGTKSMLLERMRGGAPPRERPKARREDTAAGAPWPRFRPKTLGAARSACSFKLSPTSHSPRASETLVTASASAPVPVATTAQAPTPAPVPVPSSAPASTALTLEEELQEAIRRAQLLPHRGIDDILEDQVEPEDPLPAIPLDFPGSFDMLSPSPDSEGLSSVFSSSLPSPTNSPSPSLRGPTDSLDWLEALSGGPSLGCGPPAPSIFSADLSDSSGTRLWDLLEDPW; from the exons ATGGGGGCTGGACACACATGTCCCGCCAACAACTGCAGCTCACACTCGCCTGCCAGGCCAGGCTCTTGGACACTCCCTTCCCgcctctctcctcccactcctTCCACAGTCCTTCAGCTTCGGATCCACAGACGGTATCAGGACCCGA CCCTCTCAGGGTCCTTCACCGCCTCTCCAGCCTTGGATCCTGATCCATGGATCTCAGCTACAGATCCGGCTCTGGCTCTGGCCCCTGCCTCTGCATTGGGCCCAGCCCCTTTCCTCTTCAACCCTGAAGTCCTTCTTCCTGAGCCGAAACCCTGCCCTTGGAGGTCCCTGAAGAAG GAGTCTCCCAAGACCTCCCAACACTGGAGGGAGCCCAAGCCCAAGGGGAACTTGACATACCACCAATACATACCCCCAGAGCCAAGACAAGGGTGCAGGGCAGACCCCCAGGTTGAAGGGTCGCCCTTGGATCCCCCTGGACCGCCTCTGTGGGAAGGGACAGCCTCTCAGCAGCCACCTCCTAG GATGAAGCCCACACCCCTCACTCCCTCCCCACCAGGAGTCCCCAGCCCCTCGACCCTGCCACATAAGTTGGAACTTCAGACCCTCAAACTGGAGGAGCTGACG GTCTCAGAGCTCCGGCAGCAGCTGCGGCTGCGGGGCCTCCCGGTGTCTGGGACCAAGTCAATGCTTCTGGAGCGCATGCGCGGCGGCGCCCCGCCCCGCGAACGGCCGAAGGCTCGGCGCGAGGACACTGCAGCGGGCGCCCCCTGGCCTCGCTTCAGGCCCAAGACTTTGGGAGCCGCCCGGAGTGCGTGCTCG TTCAAGCTGAGTCCAACATCTCATTCGCCACGTGCCTCGGAAACCCTGGTGACTGCTTCGGCTTCGGCTCCGGTTCCGGTTGCGACGACGGCTCAGGCTCCAACTCCAGCTCCAGTGCCAGTCCCTTCCTCAGCACCGGCCTCAACAGCCCtgaccctggaggaggagctgcagGAAGCGATCCGCAGAGCGCAG CTGCTTCCGCACCGGGGCATTGATGACATCCTGGAAGATCAGGTGGAGCCTGAGG ACCCGCTGCCCGCCATCCCCTTGGACTTCCCCGGCTCCTTCGACATGTTGTCCCCCTCCCCGGACTCTGAAGGCCTTTCTTCTGTCTTCTCTTCCTCACTTCCGTCCCCCACGAATTCCCCGTCCCCCTCTCTCAGGGGCCCAACGGACTCCTTGGATTGGCTGGAGGCTCTGAGTGGGGGTCCCTCGCTGGGCTGtggccccccagcccccagcattTTCTCTGCTGACTTATCTGATTCCAGTGGCACCAGGCTGTGGGACCTGCTGGAGGATCCATGGTGA
- the MAMSTR gene encoding MEF2-activating motif and SAP domain-containing transcriptional regulator isoform X2, giving the protein MGAGHTCPANNCSSHSPARPGSWTLPSRLSPPTPSTVLQLRIHRRYQDPTLDPDPWISATDPALALAPASALGPAPFLFNPEVLLPEPKPCPWRSLKKESPKTSQHWREPKPKGNLTYHQYIPPEPRQGCRADPQVEGSPLDPPGPPLWEGTASQQPPPRMKPTPLTPSPPGVPSPSTLPHKLELQTLKLEELTVSELRQQLRLRGLPVSGTKSMLLERMRGGAPPRERPKARREDTAAGAPWPRFRPKTLGAARSACSFKLSPTSHSPRASETLVTASASAPVPVATTAQAPTPAPVPVPSSAPASTALTLEEELQEAIRRAQLLPHRGIDDILEDQVEPEDPLPAIPLDFPGSFDMLSPSPDSEGLSSVFSSSLPSPTNSPSPSLRGPTDSLDWLEALSGGPSLGCGPPAPSIFSADLSDSSGTRLWDLLEDPW; this is encoded by the exons ATGGGGGCTGGACACACATGTCCCGCCAACAACTGCAGCTCACACTCGCCTGCCAGGCCAGGCTCTTGGACACTCCCTTCCCgcctctctcctcccactcctTCCACAGTCCTTCAGCTTCGGATCCACAGACGGTATCAGGACCCGA CCTTGGATCCTGATCCATGGATCTCAGCTACAGATCCGGCTCTGGCTCTGGCCCCTGCCTCTGCATTGGGCCCAGCCCCTTTCCTCTTCAACCCTGAAGTCCTTCTTCCTGAGCCGAAACCCTGCCCTTGGAGGTCCCTGAAGAAG GAGTCTCCCAAGACCTCCCAACACTGGAGGGAGCCCAAGCCCAAGGGGAACTTGACATACCACCAATACATACCCCCAGAGCCAAGACAAGGGTGCAGGGCAGACCCCCAGGTTGAAGGGTCGCCCTTGGATCCCCCTGGACCGCCTCTGTGGGAAGGGACAGCCTCTCAGCAGCCACCTCCTAG GATGAAGCCCACACCCCTCACTCCCTCCCCACCAGGAGTCCCCAGCCCCTCGACCCTGCCACATAAGTTGGAACTTCAGACCCTCAAACTGGAGGAGCTGACG GTCTCAGAGCTCCGGCAGCAGCTGCGGCTGCGGGGCCTCCCGGTGTCTGGGACCAAGTCAATGCTTCTGGAGCGCATGCGCGGCGGCGCCCCGCCCCGCGAACGGCCGAAGGCTCGGCGCGAGGACACTGCAGCGGGCGCCCCCTGGCCTCGCTTCAGGCCCAAGACTTTGGGAGCCGCCCGGAGTGCGTGCTCG TTCAAGCTGAGTCCAACATCTCATTCGCCACGTGCCTCGGAAACCCTGGTGACTGCTTCGGCTTCGGCTCCGGTTCCGGTTGCGACGACGGCTCAGGCTCCAACTCCAGCTCCAGTGCCAGTCCCTTCCTCAGCACCGGCCTCAACAGCCCtgaccctggaggaggagctgcagGAAGCGATCCGCAGAGCGCAG CTGCTTCCGCACCGGGGCATTGATGACATCCTGGAAGATCAGGTGGAGCCTGAGG ACCCGCTGCCCGCCATCCCCTTGGACTTCCCCGGCTCCTTCGACATGTTGTCCCCCTCCCCGGACTCTGAAGGCCTTTCTTCTGTCTTCTCTTCCTCACTTCCGTCCCCCACGAATTCCCCGTCCCCCTCTCTCAGGGGCCCAACGGACTCCTTGGATTGGCTGGAGGCTCTGAGTGGGGGTCCCTCGCTGGGCTGtggccccccagcccccagcattTTCTCTGCTGACTTATCTGATTCCAGTGGCACCAGGCTGTGGGACCTGCTGGAGGATCCATGGTGA
- the MAMSTR gene encoding MEF2-activating motif and SAP domain-containing transcriptional regulator isoform X4: MTLAASSQRSQIIRSKFRSVLQLRIHRRYQDPTLDPDPWISATDPALALAPASALGPAPFLFNPEVLLPEPKPCPWRSLKKESPKTSQHWREPKPKGNLTYHQYIPPEPRQGCRADPQVEGSPLDPPGPPLWEGTASQQPPPRMKPTPLTPSPPGVPSPSTLPHKLELQTLKLEELTVSELRQQLRLRGLPVSGTKSMLLERMRGGAPPRERPKARREDTAAGAPWPRFRPKTLGAARSACSFKLSPTSHSPRASETLVTASASAPVPVATTAQAPTPAPVPVPSSAPASTALTLEEELQEAIRRAQLLPHRGIDDILEDQVEPEDPLPAIPLDFPGSFDMLSPSPDSEGLSSVFSSSLPSPTNSPSPSLRGPTDSLDWLEALSGGPSLGCGPPAPSIFSADLSDSSGTRLWDLLEDPW, encoded by the exons ATGACCCTGGCGGCTTCCTCCCAGCGCTCCCAAATCATTCGGTCCAAGTTCCGATCTG TCCTTCAGCTTCGGATCCACAGACGGTATCAGGACCCGA CCTTGGATCCTGATCCATGGATCTCAGCTACAGATCCGGCTCTGGCTCTGGCCCCTGCCTCTGCATTGGGCCCAGCCCCTTTCCTCTTCAACCCTGAAGTCCTTCTTCCTGAGCCGAAACCCTGCCCTTGGAGGTCCCTGAAGAAG GAGTCTCCCAAGACCTCCCAACACTGGAGGGAGCCCAAGCCCAAGGGGAACTTGACATACCACCAATACATACCCCCAGAGCCAAGACAAGGGTGCAGGGCAGACCCCCAGGTTGAAGGGTCGCCCTTGGATCCCCCTGGACCGCCTCTGTGGGAAGGGACAGCCTCTCAGCAGCCACCTCCTAG GATGAAGCCCACACCCCTCACTCCCTCCCCACCAGGAGTCCCCAGCCCCTCGACCCTGCCACATAAGTTGGAACTTCAGACCCTCAAACTGGAGGAGCTGACG GTCTCAGAGCTCCGGCAGCAGCTGCGGCTGCGGGGCCTCCCGGTGTCTGGGACCAAGTCAATGCTTCTGGAGCGCATGCGCGGCGGCGCCCCGCCCCGCGAACGGCCGAAGGCTCGGCGCGAGGACACTGCAGCGGGCGCCCCCTGGCCTCGCTTCAGGCCCAAGACTTTGGGAGCCGCCCGGAGTGCGTGCTCG TTCAAGCTGAGTCCAACATCTCATTCGCCACGTGCCTCGGAAACCCTGGTGACTGCTTCGGCTTCGGCTCCGGTTCCGGTTGCGACGACGGCTCAGGCTCCAACTCCAGCTCCAGTGCCAGTCCCTTCCTCAGCACCGGCCTCAACAGCCCtgaccctggaggaggagctgcagGAAGCGATCCGCAGAGCGCAG CTGCTTCCGCACCGGGGCATTGATGACATCCTGGAAGATCAGGTGGAGCCTGAGG ACCCGCTGCCCGCCATCCCCTTGGACTTCCCCGGCTCCTTCGACATGTTGTCCCCCTCCCCGGACTCTGAAGGCCTTTCTTCTGTCTTCTCTTCCTCACTTCCGTCCCCCACGAATTCCCCGTCCCCCTCTCTCAGGGGCCCAACGGACTCCTTGGATTGGCTGGAGGCTCTGAGTGGGGGTCCCTCGCTGGGCTGtggccccccagcccccagcattTTCTCTGCTGACTTATCTGATTCCAGTGGCACCAGGCTGTGGGACCTGCTGGAGGATCCATGGTGA
- the MAMSTR gene encoding MEF2-activating motif and SAP domain-containing transcriptional regulator isoform X3 → MTLAASSQRSQIIRSKFRSVLQLRIHRRYQDPTLSGSFTASPALDPDPWISATDPALALAPASALGPAPFLFNPEVLLPEPKPCPWRSLKKESPKTSQHWREPKPKGNLTYHQYIPPEPRQGCRADPQVEGSPLDPPGPPLWEGTASQQPPPRMKPTPLTPSPPGVPSPSTLPHKLELQTLKLEELTVSELRQQLRLRGLPVSGTKSMLLERMRGGAPPRERPKARREDTAAGAPWPRFRPKTLGAARSACSFKLSPTSHSPRASETLVTASASAPVPVATTAQAPTPAPVPVPSSAPASTALTLEEELQEAIRRAQLLPHRGIDDILEDQVEPEDPLPAIPLDFPGSFDMLSPSPDSEGLSSVFSSSLPSPTNSPSPSLRGPTDSLDWLEALSGGPSLGCGPPAPSIFSADLSDSSGTRLWDLLEDPW, encoded by the exons ATGACCCTGGCGGCTTCCTCCCAGCGCTCCCAAATCATTCGGTCCAAGTTCCGATCTG TCCTTCAGCTTCGGATCCACAGACGGTATCAGGACCCGA CCCTCTCAGGGTCCTTCACCGCCTCTCCAGCCTTGGATCCTGATCCATGGATCTCAGCTACAGATCCGGCTCTGGCTCTGGCCCCTGCCTCTGCATTGGGCCCAGCCCCTTTCCTCTTCAACCCTGAAGTCCTTCTTCCTGAGCCGAAACCCTGCCCTTGGAGGTCCCTGAAGAAG GAGTCTCCCAAGACCTCCCAACACTGGAGGGAGCCCAAGCCCAAGGGGAACTTGACATACCACCAATACATACCCCCAGAGCCAAGACAAGGGTGCAGGGCAGACCCCCAGGTTGAAGGGTCGCCCTTGGATCCCCCTGGACCGCCTCTGTGGGAAGGGACAGCCTCTCAGCAGCCACCTCCTAG GATGAAGCCCACACCCCTCACTCCCTCCCCACCAGGAGTCCCCAGCCCCTCGACCCTGCCACATAAGTTGGAACTTCAGACCCTCAAACTGGAGGAGCTGACG GTCTCAGAGCTCCGGCAGCAGCTGCGGCTGCGGGGCCTCCCGGTGTCTGGGACCAAGTCAATGCTTCTGGAGCGCATGCGCGGCGGCGCCCCGCCCCGCGAACGGCCGAAGGCTCGGCGCGAGGACACTGCAGCGGGCGCCCCCTGGCCTCGCTTCAGGCCCAAGACTTTGGGAGCCGCCCGGAGTGCGTGCTCG TTCAAGCTGAGTCCAACATCTCATTCGCCACGTGCCTCGGAAACCCTGGTGACTGCTTCGGCTTCGGCTCCGGTTCCGGTTGCGACGACGGCTCAGGCTCCAACTCCAGCTCCAGTGCCAGTCCCTTCCTCAGCACCGGCCTCAACAGCCCtgaccctggaggaggagctgcagGAAGCGATCCGCAGAGCGCAG CTGCTTCCGCACCGGGGCATTGATGACATCCTGGAAGATCAGGTGGAGCCTGAGG ACCCGCTGCCCGCCATCCCCTTGGACTTCCCCGGCTCCTTCGACATGTTGTCCCCCTCCCCGGACTCTGAAGGCCTTTCTTCTGTCTTCTCTTCCTCACTTCCGTCCCCCACGAATTCCCCGTCCCCCTCTCTCAGGGGCCCAACGGACTCCTTGGATTGGCTGGAGGCTCTGAGTGGGGGTCCCTCGCTGGGCTGtggccccccagcccccagcattTTCTCTGCTGACTTATCTGATTCCAGTGGCACCAGGCTGTGGGACCTGCTGGAGGATCCATGGTGA